A region of Thermococcus argininiproducens DNA encodes the following proteins:
- the argF gene encoding ornithine carbamoyltransferase, protein MVVSLAGRDILCLQDFTREELETILKTAEMMKIWNKIGKPHRVLEGKTLAMIFQKPSTRTRISFEVGIYQLGGYGLYLNAQDLQLRRGETIADTARVLSRYVDGIMARVYAHKDVEDLAKYASVPVINGLSDFSHPCQALADYMTIKEKKGRIEGLKIVYVGDGNNVAHSLMIAGTKLGADVVVATPEGYEPDAKVIKWAEQNVAESGGSFELLHDPVKAVKDADVIYTDVWASMGQEAEAEERRKVFMPFQVNKDLVKHAKPDYIFMHCLPAHRGEEVTDDVVDSPNSVVFDEAENRLHAQKAAMALIMGGIKF, encoded by the coding sequence ATGGTAGTAAGTTTGGCTGGAAGAGATATTTTATGTCTCCAAGACTTTACTAGAGAGGAACTTGAAACAATTCTTAAAACAGCTGAAATGATGAAAATATGGAACAAAATAGGGAAGCCACATCGTGTTCTTGAGGGTAAAACGTTAGCTATGATTTTTCAAAAGCCATCGACGAGAACAAGAATAAGCTTTGAAGTTGGCATTTACCAGCTTGGTGGTTATGGACTGTATTTGAATGCCCAAGATCTCCAATTGAGAAGAGGAGAAACAATAGCTGACACTGCAAGAGTGTTAAGCAGGTATGTTGATGGTATTATGGCAAGAGTTTATGCCCACAAGGATGTCGAAGATCTCGCTAAATACGCAAGCGTCCCAGTCATCAATGGACTTAGCGACTTCTCACACCCATGTCAGGCCTTGGCAGATTACATGACTATTAAAGAGAAGAAAGGAAGAATTGAAGGTCTTAAGATTGTTTACGTCGGTGATGGAAACAATGTTGCTCATTCGTTAATGATTGCCGGTACAAAGTTAGGTGCTGATGTGGTTGTGGCAACCCCCGAGGGCTATGAACCCGATGCAAAGGTGATTAAGTGGGCAGAGCAAAACGTTGCAGAAAGCGGAGGAAGCTTTGAGCTTTTACATGACCCGGTAAAGGCGGTTAAAGACGCCGATGTAATCTACACTGATGTTTGGGCTTCAATGGGTCAAGAAGCTGAAGCTGAGGAAAGAAGGAAGGTATTCATGCCATTCCAAGTAAACAAAGATCTCGTTAAGCATGCAAAGCCAGATTACATCTTCATGCACTGCCTCCCAGCTCACAGGGGAGAGGAAGTTACCGACGATGTGGTGGACTCGCCAAATAGTGTAGTCTTTGACGAGGCAGAGAACAGATTGCATGCACAAAAGGCAGCCATGGCTCTTAT
- the thyX gene encoding FAD-dependent thymidylate synthase, with protein sequence MKGIKVKLINYTPRPLETITWAALISYWDEWESEAFERITKDDVEKHLPRVLSYGHESILEHATFTFAIEGCSRTCSHQLVRHRLASYTQQSMRYIKINLEDVEETFVIPESVKKDPELYEKWKKLMEETIKLYEESYAKGIHQEDARFILPQAVRTKIVVTMNLRELKHFLGFRACARAQWEINHIAWKMLEEIAKIKELRPIIEWAKLGPRCIALGYCPEKELMPLGCLKMTKDKWKKLMEV encoded by the coding sequence ATGAAAGGGATAAAAGTTAAGCTCATAAATTACACTCCAAGACCCTTAGAAACCATAACTTGGGCAGCTTTGATAAGCTATTGGGACGAGTGGGAAAGCGAAGCATTCGAAAGGATAACAAAAGATGATGTAGAAAAGCATTTGCCAAGGGTTCTCTCTTATGGACATGAAAGCATCCTAGAACATGCCACCTTTACCTTCGCTATTGAAGGATGTTCAAGAACTTGTAGTCATCAACTTGTTCGCCATAGATTAGCAAGCTACACACAGCAATCAATGCGGTACATCAAAATAAATCTTGAAGATGTTGAAGAGACTTTCGTGATTCCGGAGAGTGTGAAGAAAGATCCAGAACTCTATGAGAAGTGGAAAAAACTTATGGAGGAAACTATTAAACTTTACGAAGAGAGCTACGCCAAAGGTATACATCAAGAGGATGCACGCTTCATTCTACCACAGGCTGTGAGAACCAAAATAGTCGTGACAATGAACCTGAGAGAGCTCAAGCACTTTCTTGGATTTAGAGCGTGTGCAAGAGCACAATGGGAAATTAATCATATCGCATGGAAAATGCTAGAGGAAATCGCCAAAATAAAGGAACTACGACCCATAATAGAATGGGCTAAACTAGGCCCTCGATGTATAGCACTAGGATACTGTCCCGAGAAAGAACTCATGCCGCTTGGATGCTTAAAAATGACAAAGGATAAGTGGAAAAAGTTAATGGAAGTATGA
- a CDS encoding Na+/H+ antiporter NhaC family protein produces MADYGILSLLPPLVAIGLAILTKRVLFALFFGVWVGGLLVAGGDPIGATTQTLKWIVFNIASAWEENGQLVTDLWNTRILLFDALIGAGVALIYKAGGMNAIAKAVTKKIKSSKAASLMAAIFGTMIFFDDYTNTIIVGNTMRPITDRARVSREFLAYADDSTAAPVAVLAVVSTWIGYELGLLKNAIASVGESISAYSAWFASWPYRFYPILAIILVYLVAITHRHYGPMLKAEYRARREGKVIRDGAQPMMTTEVDVGMPIEGKENVWVFILPVLALVAMTFLGLWVTGGGSAAYAEGGFQAVLSNADSTWALVWGSFAMVVVAMALVIGMKIMDLKEVEETVVAGMKQMHFAMMILILAWSIKSASDAVGTADYVVRVASNILSPGLVPLVIFIVAAFISFTTGTSWGTFAIMMPIAVPLAYQLSGSFGPVVYASIASVFAGGVFGDHCSPISDTTIMSSMFSGCDHIDHVSTQIPYSLTAAVVGALMLLLFAIGLTNGWLLLAIAIPLLIGFHYLLSEWYGKKVGIPHGKVPLYLVEEDLKGKGGAIPKGAVIGEE; encoded by the coding sequence ATGGCAGATTATGGAATACTATCTCTTTTGCCACCATTGGTGGCCATAGGTCTAGCAATATTGACAAAAAGGGTACTATTTGCATTATTCTTCGGAGTATGGGTTGGTGGACTCTTAGTTGCAGGGGGAGACCCAATAGGGGCAACAACTCAAACACTTAAATGGATTGTTTTTAATATAGCCTCAGCATGGGAAGAAAACGGTCAACTGGTTACTGATCTCTGGAACACAAGGATATTGCTATTCGACGCATTGATTGGTGCAGGTGTAGCTTTAATCTACAAAGCAGGTGGAATGAATGCTATTGCAAAGGCCGTAACAAAGAAGATTAAAAGCAGTAAGGCCGCTTCTTTAATGGCAGCAATCTTCGGAACTATGATTTTCTTCGATGATTATACAAACACCATTATAGTTGGTAACACAATGAGACCAATAACAGATAGGGCGAGAGTATCAAGAGAATTTTTGGCGTATGCTGATGATTCCACAGCTGCCCCCGTAGCAGTTTTAGCCGTTGTTTCAACTTGGATAGGATATGAGCTTGGACTCTTGAAAAATGCAATAGCAAGTGTAGGAGAAAGCATAAGTGCCTATTCAGCATGGTTTGCAAGCTGGCCCTATAGATTCTACCCAATATTAGCAATAATCCTAGTTTACCTCGTAGCGATTACTCACAGACATTATGGACCCATGCTTAAAGCTGAATACAGAGCAAGAAGGGAAGGCAAGGTAATCAGAGATGGGGCCCAACCTATGATGACCACCGAAGTTGATGTTGGAATGCCCATAGAAGGCAAAGAAAATGTGTGGGTATTCATACTTCCCGTGCTAGCATTGGTGGCAATGACATTCCTTGGATTATGGGTCACTGGCGGAGGAAGTGCGGCTTACGCTGAAGGGGGCTTCCAAGCTGTTCTTTCAAATGCAGACTCAACTTGGGCCCTTGTATGGGGTTCATTTGCAATGGTTGTTGTCGCAATGGCCCTTGTTATTGGAATGAAAATCATGGATCTCAAAGAAGTTGAAGAAACTGTAGTTGCAGGTATGAAACAGATGCACTTTGCCATGATGATCCTCATCCTTGCCTGGAGTATTAAAAGTGCAAGTGATGCCGTAGGAACTGCAGATTATGTTGTAAGAGTAGCTTCAAATATCCTCTCACCCGGATTAGTCCCATTGGTAATTTTCATTGTTGCAGCCTTCATCTCATTTACTACCGGAACCTCATGGGGAACCTTCGCTATAATGATGCCAATAGCGGTACCTCTAGCTTATCAGCTGAGTGGAAGTTTTGGCCCAGTAGTTTATGCAAGCATAGCCTCAGTTTTTGCTGGTGGTGTCTTTGGAGACCACTGCTCACCAATAAGCGATACCACAATCATGAGCTCAATGTTCTCTGGTTGTGATCATATAGATCACGTCAGCACGCAAATTCCATACTCACTCACTGCAGCGGTTGTTGGAGCTTTGATGCTGCTATTGTTTGCTATAGGACTAACAAACGGCTGGTTATTACTAGCTATTGCAATACCTCTACTAATAGGGTTCCACTATCTCCTAAGTGAATGGTACGGCAAGAAAGTTGGTATTCCTCATGGAAAAGTACCATTGTATCTTGTAGAAGAAGATCTCAAAGGAAAAGGCGGCGCCATTCCCAAGGGAGCCGTTATAGGAGAGGAATGA
- a CDS encoding HIT family protein, with product MRLLWAPWRIEYIRSPKHNGCIFCDFPKENKDEERLILYKGKNAFIIMNNYPYNPGHVMIAPYRHVGKWEDLTDEELLEIMKLSQLIIKALKKAMNPDGFNMGVNLGRVAGAGIDDHVHLHVVPRWNGDTNFMPVLTNTKVIPESLEEAYKELKKAIDEVLASE from the coding sequence ATGAGACTCCTATGGGCACCATGGCGCATTGAGTACATAAGATCCCCTAAACACAATGGCTGTATATTTTGTGATTTTCCAAAGGAAAACAAAGATGAAGAGAGATTGATCCTTTACAAGGGAAAGAACGCGTTCATAATTATGAACAATTATCCATATAACCCAGGTCATGTCATGATAGCTCCTTACAGACATGTTGGAAAGTGGGAAGATCTCACCGATGAGGAGCTTTTGGAAATTATGAAGCTATCCCAGCTTATAATAAAGGCATTGAAAAAAGCCATGAATCCTGATGGTTTTAATATGGGAGTGAATCTTGGAAGAGTTGCTGGGGCCGGAATTGATGATCACGTTCATCTTCATGTAGTCCCAAGATGGAATGGGGATACAAATTTCATGCCGGTATTAACCAATACAAAAGTTATTCCAGAGTCACTTGAAGAAGCGTATAAAGAGCTTAAAAAAGCAATAGATGAGGTTTTAGCGAGTGAATGA
- a CDS encoding 2,3-bisphosphoglycerate-independent phosphoglycerate mutase: MKRKGILIILDGLGDRPVKELEGKTPLEYAKTPNMDKLAKIGILGQQDPIAPGQPAGSDTAHLAIFGYDPYQTYRGRGFFEALGVGLNLDEDDLAFRVNFATIEDRTIIDRRAGRISTEEAHELAKAIQENVKISADFIFVGATGHRAVLVLKGMAKGYRVGENDPHVEGKPPYKFEYEDEESKKVAKILEEFVEKSHKVLKEHPINKKRKEEGKPVANYLLIRGAGTYPNIPMKFTKQWKVKAAAVVATALVKGVARAIGFDVYTPDGATGEYNTDAIAKAKKVVELLNDYDFIFLHFKPTDAAGHDNNPKRKIEMIEMADKMIGYIIKNINLEETIIAITGDHSTPCEVKNHSADPVPLLIAGGGVRTDYTESFGERECMRGGIGRVRGKYIVPMMMDLMGRTEKFGA, encoded by the coding sequence ATGAAAAGAAAGGGAATTCTTATCATTCTCGATGGACTTGGAGATAGGCCAGTGAAAGAACTCGAGGGGAAAACGCCTCTTGAATATGCAAAGACCCCAAATATGGACAAACTTGCAAAAATTGGAATTCTTGGACAACAAGACCCAATCGCCCCTGGACAACCTGCTGGGAGTGACACTGCACATCTTGCAATATTTGGTTATGATCCTTATCAAACATACAGAGGCAGAGGGTTTTTTGAGGCCTTAGGGGTAGGCCTAAACCTGGATGAAGATGACCTAGCATTTAGAGTCAACTTCGCAACAATTGAAGACAGAACAATAATAGACAGAAGAGCCGGAAGAATTAGTACAGAAGAGGCTCATGAACTAGCAAAGGCCATTCAAGAAAACGTGAAAATCAGCGCAGATTTTATCTTTGTCGGTGCAACTGGCCACAGGGCAGTTCTAGTGCTTAAAGGTATGGCCAAAGGTTACAGAGTAGGAGAAAACGACCCCCACGTAGAAGGAAAGCCTCCCTATAAGTTTGAGTATGAAGACGAGGAGAGTAAAAAAGTTGCTAAAATCTTAGAAGAATTTGTAGAGAAATCCCACAAAGTTCTCAAAGAACATCCAATAAACAAAAAAAGAAAAGAAGAAGGCAAACCCGTTGCTAACTACCTCCTAATAAGGGGAGCAGGAACCTATCCAAATATACCGATGAAATTTACAAAGCAATGGAAAGTCAAAGCAGCTGCCGTAGTTGCCACGGCGTTAGTTAAGGGTGTCGCAAGAGCCATAGGATTTGATGTTTATACTCCCGATGGTGCAACCGGTGAATATAATACCGATGCAATCGCCAAAGCCAAAAAGGTAGTAGAGCTTCTCAACGATTATGACTTTATATTCCTCCACTTCAAGCCAACAGATGCTGCGGGGCATGACAACAACCCAAAGAGAAAAATAGAAATGATAGAAATGGCCGATAAAATGATAGGATACATTATTAAAAATATCAACTTAGAAGAAACTATAATAGCTATTACAGGAGATCATTCAACACCATGTGAAGTCAAAAACCACAGTGCTGATCCAGTACCTCTCTTAATAGCAGGAGGCGGAGTTAGGACTGATTACACAGAAAGCTTTGGAGAACGAGAATGCATGCGCGGGGGAATAGGAAGAGTAAGAGGAAAATACATAGTGCCAATGATGATGGATTTAATGGGAAGGACAGAGAAATTTGGAGCTTAA
- a CDS encoding ThiF family adenylyltransferase: protein MLTKHEIERQDREIKLLGVEAQEKLKSAKVAIVGLGGLGCPVAYYLAAAGVGTLLLIDCEKPELSNLDRQILYWEEEVGKDSKVNLAKRKLEHFNSHIKVETSDERLSEENVIEVLKEVDVVVDCVDNFETRYIIDRYCQKAKVPLVHGGVNGLYGEVTTIIPEETQSLEDIFSGVKDTDNEKMPIFGSLAGIVGTIEAAEVVKIITNCGNLLTNKLLIVDLARDSFETIELSKPLHKK from the coding sequence ATGCTTACAAAACATGAAATTGAAAGGCAGGATAGGGAGATTAAATTATTAGGGGTTGAAGCGCAGGAGAAACTAAAATCTGCAAAAGTAGCTATTGTGGGTCTTGGAGGATTGGGGTGCCCTGTGGCTTATTATTTAGCGGCAGCTGGTGTAGGTACTCTTCTGCTCATTGACTGTGAGAAGCCAGAATTGAGCAATTTAGATCGGCAAATTCTCTATTGGGAAGAGGAAGTTGGAAAAGACTCCAAAGTTAATTTAGCTAAACGAAAACTTGAGCATTTTAATTCTCACATAAAAGTAGAAACCTCTGATGAGAGATTGTCAGAAGAGAATGTGATTGAAGTGTTAAAAGAAGTTGATGTGGTAGTCGATTGTGTAGACAACTTTGAAACCCGATATATCATAGATAGATATTGTCAAAAAGCAAAAGTCCCATTAGTGCATGGAGGAGTTAACGGACTTTATGGTGAAGTTACCACAATTATTCCCGAAGAAACTCAGAGTTTAGAAGATATTTTTTCAGGGGTTAAGGACACGGATAATGAAAAAATGCCTATTTTTGGATCACTTGCAGGAATTGTGGGTACTATAGAGGCTGCTGAAGTTGTGAAAATCATAACTAATTGTGGAAATCTTTTAACAAATAAACTGCTCATTGTTGATCTGGCAAGAGATTCGTTTGAAACAATAGAACTCAGCAAGCCTTTACATAAGAAATGA
- a CDS encoding uracil-DNA glycosylase family protein, translating into MLLRFEGLRKIGEIYINPKNFKVMPLVLRDWRDLLALDEKTYGLYSRTIYNPNERFLVKTLEDEKKVLQLVNLYNEFINNPLKFCHDEYYQYQVSIKGFDGLPFANGWVGSKVVLVGEAPGRKGCGLTGICFYRDASGMLLRKVLFSLGVNPDFVYITNVVKCNPPENKFKGFSKKELSLLEKELKIVKPKGIFAIGRTAYKALKKLGVKSTYLKHPAWYVRRGIRDVTDQMSVEYETIRRFLEDL; encoded by the coding sequence ATGTTGCTAAGATTTGAAGGTTTGAGAAAGATTGGTGAGATTTATATAAATCCCAAGAACTTTAAAGTCATGCCTCTTGTTCTGAGAGATTGGCGAGATTTACTTGCTTTAGATGAAAAAACTTATGGGCTTTACTCAAGAACAATATACAACCCCAATGAGAGATTTTTAGTTAAAACCCTAGAAGATGAGAAAAAAGTCCTGCAACTTGTGAACCTTTATAATGAATTCATTAATAATCCTTTGAAATTTTGTCATGATGAGTATTACCAATATCAGGTTAGTATAAAGGGCTTTGATGGCCTCCCCTTTGCAAACGGGTGGGTTGGATCAAAAGTGGTTTTAGTAGGTGAAGCACCAGGGAGAAAGGGGTGTGGTTTGACAGGAATATGTTTTTATAGGGATGCCTCGGGGATGCTTCTTCGAAAGGTGCTCTTTTCTCTTGGAGTGAATCCAGATTTTGTGTACATAACGAACGTTGTGAAATGCAATCCTCCTGAAAATAAGTTTAAAGGCTTTAGTAAGAAAGAACTATCTCTCTTAGAGAAAGAACTTAAAATAGTAAAACCAAAAGGGATTTTTGCTATTGGGCGGACTGCGTATAAGGCTCTAAAGAAGCTGGGTGTTAAGTCCACATATCTAAAGCATCCAGCGTGGTATGTGCGTAGAGGGATTAGGGATGTAACTGATCAAATGAGTGTAGAGTATGAAACTATCAGAAGATTTTTAGAAGACTTATAG
- a CDS encoding ABC transporter substrate-binding protein, with protein sequence MKKTMFIALLLVFGVFIAGCVNQAPSTGTQTTQEQTTSQETQTTTTPIERYPLKVVDFANREVTIESEPERIVSLAPSITETLYFIGALDKVIGITKWDNYPENVQEGRTVVGDMDPNIEVIASLNPDLIIALSYHIRYLDQLEKIAPVLIIEPQSIEGIYNALELLGNVTNRPEQAQEVIIDMKNKIEDIQKKVEGKRKPKVFYIVWGDPLMTAGNGTFINELLALAGGDNIFGDVQGWAQVSIEEVIARNPEVIILPPSAGITANELCQGALANTDAVKNGNVYTLSNDDIIARQSPRIVEGLEEIAMFLYPEEFNFQGQPLVCEASAG encoded by the coding sequence ATGAAGAAAACCATGTTTATAGCGCTGTTGCTCGTGTTCGGAGTGTTCATTGCTGGATGTGTGAATCAAGCTCCTAGTACGGGGACACAAACCACTCAGGAGCAAACCACTTCACAAGAAACTCAAACCACAACCACTCCCATTGAAAGGTACCCTCTAAAAGTTGTGGACTTTGCCAATAGAGAGGTAACAATAGAAAGCGAACCAGAGCGTATTGTATCTCTTGCCCCAAGCATTACAGAGACTCTCTATTTTATTGGAGCGCTGGATAAAGTTATTGGAATCACAAAATGGGATAATTATCCAGAAAATGTTCAAGAAGGTCGAACAGTGGTTGGAGATATGGATCCTAACATTGAAGTAATTGCCTCTTTAAATCCAGACCTAATAATTGCTCTCTCTTACCACATCAGGTATTTGGATCAATTGGAGAAAATAGCACCTGTGCTGATAATAGAGCCTCAGAGTATAGAAGGAATCTATAATGCTCTTGAACTTCTTGGAAATGTTACAAATAGGCCAGAGCAAGCTCAAGAAGTGATTATTGACATGAAAAATAAAATAGAAGACATACAGAAAAAAGTAGAGGGTAAGAGAAAACCCAAGGTGTTTTACATTGTATGGGGAGACCCTCTGATGACAGCAGGCAATGGAACCTTCATTAACGAGTTATTAGCTCTTGCAGGTGGGGATAATATCTTTGGTGACGTTCAGGGATGGGCCCAAGTGAGTATTGAGGAAGTCATTGCTAGGAATCCTGAGGTGATAATCCTTCCTCCAAGCGCTGGTATAACGGCAAATGAGTTATGCCAAGGAGCTCTTGCCAATACAGACGCGGTGAAAAATGGGAATGTTTATACTTTAAGTAATGACGACATAATCGCACGACAAAGTCCGAGAATAGTAGAAGGCTTAGAAGAGATTGCAATGTTTTTGTACCCAGAAGAGTTTAATTTCCAGGGCCAACCATTAGTTTGTGAAGCTAGTGCTGGCTAA
- a CDS encoding 50S ribosomal protein L16, with amino-acid sequence MALRPAKIDRYVDKPAYTRREYIRGAPGPRITIFDMGNPAGDFEFEVSLHTAEPVQIRQNALEAARTQLNRFLSKNVGRSNFHYKIRVYPFQILRENPMATGRKADRYGNGMRRPFGKPIGLAARLKKDQKILTVRVNRQHLKFALAAMKRASMKFPCKCYYRIYDKEGNDVTTKVLSTL; translated from the coding sequence ATGGCTTTGAGACCAGCTAAGATTGACAGATACGTTGACAAACCTGCTTACACAAGAAGGGAGTACATTAGAGGTGCTCCTGGTCCGAGAATTACCATATTTGACATGGGAAATCCTGCTGGAGACTTTGAGTTTGAAGTTAGCCTTCATACAGCAGAACCGGTTCAGATTAGACAAAATGCCCTTGAAGCTGCAAGAACTCAACTTAACAGATTCCTTAGCAAGAACGTTGGTAGAAGCAACTTCCACTATAAGATTAGAGTTTACCCATTCCAAATACTCAGAGAGAACCCAATGGCAACTGGAAGAAAGGCCGACCGTTATGGAAATGGTATGAGAAGACCATTTGGAAAGCCAATTGGGCTTGCCGCAAGACTGAAAAAGGACCAAAAGATCCTTACAGTTAGAGTTAACAGACAACACCTCAAATTTGCCCTTGCTGCCATGAAAAGGGCAAGCATGAAATTCCCATGCAAGTGCTATTACAGAATCTATGATAAAGAAGGGAATGATGTTACAACCAAAGTACTTTCAACACTTTAG
- a CDS encoding alanine--glyoxylate aminotransferase family protein — protein sequence MQFEDAYKEVYEIVKPKYKLFTAGPVACFPEVLEIMKVQMFSHRAKEYKQMHVDTVERLKKFLEVEKGEVLLFPSSGTGVMEASIRNGISKKGKVLVTIIGAFGKRYKQVVESNGRTAITLEYEPGKAVKPEDLDEILKKNPDVEAVTITYNETSTGVLNPLPELAKVAKEHDKLVFVDAVSAMGGADIKFTKWGIDVVFGSSQKAFGVPPGLAIGAFSERFIEIANKAEEKGWYFDVPRYIKVQNEKQGPPSTPAMPQEFGLNVVLRIIEKMGGKEKWLAMYKKRSEMIRNGVKDIGLEILAEPGYESPTITAVLTPEGIKGDQVYNAMRERGFELAKGYGEGIKEKTFRIGNMGYMTSEDIQEMLKNLKEVIDELKAKI from the coding sequence ATGCAATTTGAGGACGCTTATAAGGAAGTATATGAAATAGTAAAACCAAAGTACAAGCTTTTTACTGCTGGTCCAGTTGCATGTTTTCCAGAGGTTCTTGAAATAATGAAAGTCCAAATGTTCAGCCACAGGGCCAAAGAATATAAGCAAATGCACGTAGATACCGTTGAAAGACTTAAAAAATTCCTCGAAGTTGAAAAAGGTGAAGTTCTCTTATTCCCAAGCTCCGGAACTGGAGTTATGGAAGCAAGCATAAGAAACGGTATTAGTAAAAAGGGGAAAGTTCTCGTCACAATCATAGGTGCCTTTGGAAAAAGATATAAACAGGTTGTTGAGAGTAATGGAAGAACAGCCATAACTTTAGAATACGAACCTGGAAAGGCCGTTAAGCCTGAAGACCTCGATGAAATTCTTAAGAAAAATCCAGATGTTGAAGCTGTCACTATAACTTACAACGAAACATCTACTGGTGTTCTCAACCCATTGCCAGAACTTGCCAAAGTCGCCAAAGAGCACGATAAGCTTGTTTTTGTTGATGCTGTAAGTGCCATGGGTGGTGCAGACATTAAATTCACTAAGTGGGGAATAGATGTTGTTTTTGGAAGCTCTCAAAAGGCTTTTGGAGTTCCACCAGGTTTAGCAATCGGAGCATTCAGTGAACGTTTCATAGAGATAGCAAACAAAGCTGAGGAGAAGGGTTGGTACTTTGATGTTCCAAGATATATAAAAGTCCAAAACGAAAAACAGGGACCACCATCAACACCAGCAATGCCTCAAGAGTTTGGGCTCAATGTTGTCCTGAGAATAATCGAGAAAATGGGCGGGAAAGAAAAATGGCTTGCTATGTATAAAAAGAGAAGCGAAATGATAAGGAACGGAGTAAAAGATATTGGTCTAGAGATCCTTGCAGAACCAGGATATGAAAGTCCCACAATAACAGCTGTACTTACGCCAGAAGGTATCAAAGGAGATCAAGTTTACAACGCAATGCGTGAGAGAGGCTTTGAGTTAGCAAAAGGTTACGGCGAGGGAATCAAAGAGAAGACCTTTAGAATCGGCAACATGGGTTACATGACCTCTGAGGACATTCAAGAAATGCTCAAAAACTTAAAAGAAGTGATAGATGAATTAAAAGCAAAAATTTAG
- a CDS encoding ATPase: protein MGVYIFTPDDLLRYGTVTKDQLEVIKEVILKKEDILVVGTSRAGKTKLIEAMIHLIPDEWKIAVVTAYGEFKPFKENIHVIDTEFNEKSTKQRTKDIIKKIKELNPDYVIIDTLHTIDIPYLLDKIIDDYPFIISSLVLSRDLLDEIKHWLRIDDNTLARFELLIELYRDIKSGLRRVNTIYRIVQKEGRIELEKTV, encoded by the coding sequence ATGGGCGTCTATATTTTCACTCCAGATGACCTTTTGAGATATGGGACTGTAACCAAGGACCAACTAGAAGTGATTAAAGAGGTAATACTAAAAAAAGAGGACATACTGGTGGTTGGAACAAGCAGGGCTGGTAAAACAAAACTTATTGAAGCCATGATACATCTAATCCCTGATGAATGGAAGATTGCAGTGGTCACAGCTTATGGTGAATTTAAGCCCTTTAAGGAGAATATTCATGTAATTGACACAGAATTTAATGAAAAAAGCACTAAACAGAGAACCAAAGATATAATCAAGAAAATTAAGGAGCTTAATCCTGATTATGTCATTATAGACACACTTCACACGATAGATATCCCTTATCTCTTAGATAAGATTATTGATGATTACCCTTTCATAATTTCATCTCTCGTTCTTTCTAGGGATCTTCTAGATGAAATAAAGCACTGGCTTAGAATTGATGATAACACTCTTGCCAGGTTTGAGCTACTCATTGAGCTTTATAGGGACATAAAAAGTGGTCTCAGAAGGGTGAACACAATCTACAGGATTGTCCAAAAAGAGGGAAGAATAGAATTGGAAAAGACGGTCTAA